The Cellulomonas oligotrophica sequence CGTGAGCCAGCGCAGCGCCAGGGTCGTGGAGCGCACGGGGCGCACCTCGATCGGCACCTGATAGGTCGCACCACCGACGCGGCGGGACTTGACCTCGATGGCGGGCCGCACGTTGTCGAGCGCGCGCTTGAGCACGACGACCGGGTCGGACTGCGTCTTCTCGCGGACGCCCTCGAGGGCGCCGTAGACGATCGACTCCGCGACGGTCTTCTTGCCGTCGAGGAGGACCTTGTTGATGAGCTGCGTGACGACCGGCGAGCCGTAGACGGGGTCGACGACGAGCGGACGACGAGGGGCGGGACCCTTACGAGGCATCGGTTCAGCCCTTCTTCGCGCCGTAGCGGCTGCGCGCCTGCTTGCGGTTCTTCACGCCCTGCGTGTCGAGAGCGCCGCGCACGATCTTGTAGCGGACACCGGGCAGGTCCTTCACACGACCGCCGCGGACGAGCACGATCGAGTGCTCCTGGAGGTTGTGGCCGACGCCCGGGATGTAGGCCGTGACCTCGATGCCCGAGGACAGGCGCACGCGCGCGACCTTGCGCAGCGCGGAGTTCGGCTTCTTGGGGGTGGTGGTGTACACGCGGGTGCACACGCCACGGCGCTGCGGGGAGCCCTTGAGGGCAGGCGTCTTCGACTTGTTCGTCTTCGCCTGCCGGCCCTTGCGGACCAGCTGCTGGATCGTAGGCACTACGTCTCCGTCTGTCGGTGTTCTCTGGTCTGACCGGCACCCGTCACCCTGGACGGCCGGCTCGTCCCGGATCGTCGCCCGTCGCGCGACTACCCCGGAGGTCTGACGTCCCGCTCCGACCCCCGCGCCCGGGCGTGTCGCCCTGGTCCTCCCCGCCGCGACACGAGGTCGGTGGACGGAGAAGGGGCTCCTGCCCGGCGCCGCTCCCCCACCGCCGAGGCGGTCTGGCGAGTGCACGCACAAGGGCCCGACGGCGCGGGCACGGTCTCCTACGCTACCCGCCCCGGCAGGGGCCGTCAAAGCAGGACGGCACCCGCACGCGCAGGAGCACCGCGCGCCCGAGGGGCCCGCCGGTACGACCGACGGGCCCCTCGGGACGGAGCGGGTGAGGCGTCGACGTCAGCGGTAGTCGCCGAAGTCGATGTCCTCCAGCGGGATCGCCTCGCCGGTGCCCAGACCGAGCGCCGGGAAGTCGATCTCGTCGTAGCCGAACGCCGGGTACAGCTCGGCCTTCGCCGCCTCGGTCGGCTCCACGCTCACCTGGCGGTAGCGGGGCAGACCCGTGCCCGCCGGGATGAGCTTGCCGAGGATGACGTTCTCCTTCAGACCCAGCAGCGGGTCCGAACGGCTGGACATCGCGGCCTCGGTGAGCACCTTGGTGGTCTCCTGGAAGGAGGCCGCCGACAGCCACGAGTCCGTCGCGAGCGACGCCTTCGTGATGCCCATGAGCTCCGGACGACCCGCCGCGGGCTGCGCGCCCTCGGAGACCGCCTTGCGGTTGAAGTCCTCGAAGCGGCCACGCTCGGCGAGCTCGCCGGGCAGCAGGCCCGTCTCGCCCGAGTCGAGCACGGTCACGCGACGCAGCATCTGCCGCACGATGACCTCGATGTGCTTGTCGTGGATGTCCACGCCCTGGGAGCGGTAGACCTCCTGCACCTCGTCGACCAGGTGCTTCTGCGTCGCACGCGGGCCGAGGATGCGCAGCACCTTCTTGGGGTCGACCGCACCCTGGACGAGCTGCATCCCGACCGACACGTGGTCGCCGTCCTGCACCAGCAGGCGCGACCGCTTCGTGATCGGGTAGCGGATCTCCTCCGAGCCGTCGTCCGGCGTGAGCACGATCGCCCGGGAGCGGTCGCCCTCCTCGATCGCCA is a genomic window containing:
- the rpsL gene encoding 30S ribosomal protein S12 codes for the protein MPTIQQLVRKGRQAKTNKSKTPALKGSPQRRGVCTRVYTTTPKKPNSALRKVARVRLSSGIEVTAYIPGVGHNLQEHSIVLVRGGRVKDLPGVRYKIVRGALDTQGVKNRKQARSRYGAKKG
- the rpsG gene encoding 30S ribosomal protein S7, translating into MPRKGPAPRRPLVVDPVYGSPVVTQLINKVLLDGKKTVAESIVYGALEGVREKTQSDPVVVLKRALDNVRPAIEVKSRRVGGATYQVPIEVRPVRSTTLALRWLTDFSRARREKTMTERLMNEILDASNGLGAAVKRREDMHKMAESNRAFAHYRW